One segment of Synechococcus sp. A15-24 DNA contains the following:
- a CDS encoding DUF3155 domain-containing protein yields MSKKRKRISRRRLAGQRVLAHVSTHHLETGEYKPVTAARRYIAEAGLVPPALLNVRRNEHTTDRFFWGEKGLFSAQYAEENHFLFPSLRTIVDSIGEDTLFEGLDLAADDWEEMEEYEYAFV; encoded by the coding sequence ATGTCCAAGAAGCGCAAGCGCATCAGCCGCCGTCGTCTGGCTGGCCAACGGGTCCTTGCCCATGTGTCCACCCATCATCTGGAAACCGGTGAGTACAAGCCTGTGACGGCTGCACGTCGGTACATCGCTGAGGCCGGTTTGGTGCCTCCTGCGTTGCTCAACGTGCGACGCAATGAGCACACCACCGATCGCTTCTTCTGGGGCGAAAAGGGACTGTTCAGCGCCCAGTACGCCGAAGAGAATCACTTCCTCTTCCCGTCCTTGCGCACCATCGTCGATTCGATCGGTGAAGACACCTTGTTTGAGGGTCTCGATCTCGCTGCCGACGATTGGGAGGAGATGGAAGAGTACGAATACGCGTTCGTTTGA
- a CDS encoding alpha/beta fold hydrolase: MNSRLVLLHGWGATSDDLEPLGRSLAAAINLPLEVVALAAPYLHPQPPGRQWYGLFPADWDAVPAAVEALQERLKAITRHGPSMELTVLLGFSQGGAMALSSGCSLPLAGVISCSGYPHPNWQPADEHPPVLVMHGRQDTIVPATAMDGITERLRSDRCETISFDNGHTIPEEMVQPMLTFLKRVLKGS, from the coding sequence ATGAACAGCCGCCTGGTGTTGCTTCACGGCTGGGGGGCCACGTCGGATGATCTGGAACCCCTTGGACGATCACTCGCGGCCGCCATCAATCTTCCTCTGGAGGTGGTGGCGCTGGCGGCTCCCTACCTCCACCCCCAGCCCCCTGGCCGCCAGTGGTATGGCCTTTTCCCCGCCGACTGGGATGCCGTCCCAGCAGCCGTCGAGGCGCTTCAGGAGCGCCTGAAGGCAATCACCCGTCATGGGCCGTCGATGGAACTCACGGTGCTGCTCGGATTTTCCCAGGGGGGCGCCATGGCGCTTAGCAGCGGTTGCAGCCTGCCCCTGGCGGGTGTGATCTCCTGCAGTGGCTATCCCCACCCAAACTGGCAGCCAGCGGATGAACACCCGCCAGTTCTGGTGATGCACGGCCGGCAGGACACGATCGTCCCTGCAACAGCCATGGACGGCATCACTGAACGGCTCCGATCCGACCGCTGTGAAACCATCTCATTCGACAACGGTCACACCATCCCTGAAGAGATGGTGCAACCGATGCTGACGTTTCTAAAGAGGGTCTTGAAAGGATCCTGA
- the purH gene encoding bifunctional phosphoribosylaminoimidazolecarboxamide formyltransferase/IMP cyclohydrolase: MAPFALLSVSDKNGVAALAEALHRTHGYALLSSGGTAKVLEDAGLPVTRVSEHTGAPEILGGRVKTLHPRVHGGILAKRGDDSHQADLEQQGIPAIDLVVVNLYPFRETVARAEFTWDQAIENIDIGGPAMVRAAAKNHADVAVLTSPDQYTSVLAAMAESAGRVPADLRRRLALEAFQHTAAYDTAISRWMAGEVELESSPWLEAVPLRQTLRYGENPHQKARWFSHPRQGWGGAIQLQGKELSTNNLLDLEAALATVREFGYGPNAVGPAAVVVKHTNPCGVAVGPVVASALTSALDADRVSAFGGIVAINGTVEAAAARELTGLFLECVVAPSFSPEAREILAAKANLRLLELSPDAIAAAGPDHVRSILGGLLVQDLDDQAMTPDQWTVATKRPPTAQEKQDLEFAWRLVRHVRSNAIVVARDGQSLGVGAGQMNRVGSARIALEAAAEKAQGAVLASDGFFPFDDTVRLAASHGITAVIHPGGSLRDGESVKACDELGLAMLLTGRRHFLH, encoded by the coding sequence ATGGCTCCTTTTGCGCTGCTGAGCGTGTCCGATAAAAACGGCGTTGCGGCGCTGGCGGAGGCGTTGCATCGCACCCATGGTTATGCGCTTCTGTCCAGTGGTGGGACCGCCAAGGTTCTGGAAGATGCCGGACTTCCGGTGACCCGTGTGTCCGAGCACACCGGCGCACCGGAGATTCTCGGCGGACGGGTGAAGACCCTGCATCCGAGGGTGCACGGCGGCATCCTCGCCAAACGCGGTGATGACTCCCATCAGGCTGATCTGGAGCAGCAGGGCATCCCCGCCATTGATCTCGTGGTGGTGAACCTGTACCCGTTCCGGGAAACGGTGGCCCGAGCGGAATTCACCTGGGATCAGGCGATCGAAAACATCGATATCGGAGGTCCGGCGATGGTCCGGGCCGCTGCCAAAAATCATGCTGATGTGGCGGTGCTCACCAGCCCGGATCAGTACACATCTGTGCTGGCGGCCATGGCGGAATCGGCCGGTCGTGTGCCTGCGGACCTACGCCGCCGGCTGGCCCTCGAAGCGTTTCAGCACACCGCGGCCTACGACACCGCCATCAGCCGTTGGATGGCTGGCGAGGTTGAGCTTGAGAGCAGCCCCTGGCTGGAGGCAGTACCGCTTCGCCAGACCTTGCGTTATGGGGAGAACCCACACCAGAAGGCACGCTGGTTCAGCCATCCCCGTCAGGGATGGGGAGGAGCGATTCAGCTGCAGGGCAAGGAGCTCAGCACCAACAACCTGTTGGATCTGGAGGCAGCTCTGGCGACGGTTCGTGAGTTTGGTTACGGCCCAAACGCCGTCGGCCCCGCCGCTGTGGTGGTGAAGCACACCAACCCCTGTGGTGTGGCCGTGGGACCGGTGGTGGCTTCCGCGCTGACGAGCGCGCTGGATGCGGATCGCGTCAGTGCGTTCGGCGGCATCGTGGCGATCAACGGAACCGTGGAGGCCGCCGCAGCCCGTGAGCTCACCGGGTTGTTCCTGGAATGCGTCGTGGCCCCATCCTTCTCCCCGGAAGCCAGGGAAATCCTGGCCGCCAAGGCCAATCTCCGGCTGCTGGAGCTGTCGCCGGATGCGATCGCTGCTGCTGGTCCAGATCACGTCCGCAGCATCCTCGGGGGACTGCTGGTGCAGGACCTCGATGATCAAGCGATGACCCCTGATCAGTGGACGGTGGCAACCAAGAGGCCTCCCACCGCTCAGGAGAAGCAGGATCTTGAGTTCGCCTGGCGCCTTGTGCGGCATGTGCGCTCCAACGCCATTGTTGTGGCAAGAGATGGTCAGAGCCTCGGGGTCGGCGCCGGTCAGATGAATCGCGTGGGCTCAGCGCGGATTGCCCTGGAGGCGGCAGCTGAGAAAGCCCAGGGAGCAGTGCTGGCCAGTGACGGATTCTTTCCCTTCGATGACACCGTTCGCCTGGCGGCTAGCCATGGCATCACAGCCGTGATTCATCCCGGAGGCAGCCTTCGGGACGGGGAGTCGGTCAAGGCCTGCGATGAACTGGGTCTGGCCATGCTGCTCACCGGCCGCCGCCATTTTCTGCACTGA
- a CDS encoding DUF4079 domain-containing protein — protein sequence MLATLPFSLNFVHPLTEWGLLAMGGWALYLGIKAKKTRTGTPEQRKELVKGKFALRHYLWGSILLAVMTVGTLGGMAVTYLNNGKLFVGPHLLVGLAMTGMIAVAASLSPLMQRGNMIARKAHVGLNMGTLTLFLWQAVSGMEIVNKIWANR from the coding sequence ATGCTGGCCACCCTGCCTTTCAGCCTGAATTTCGTGCACCCCCTCACCGAATGGGGCCTGTTGGCCATGGGTGGCTGGGCGCTTTACCTGGGAATCAAGGCGAAGAAAACCCGCACCGGGACGCCAGAGCAGCGCAAAGAACTGGTCAAGGGGAAATTCGCTCTGCGCCACTACCTCTGGGGAAGCATCCTGCTGGCGGTGATGACCGTTGGCACCCTTGGCGGCATGGCCGTGACCTATCTGAACAACGGCAAGTTGTTCGTCGGACCTCACCTGCTGGTGGGTCTGGCCATGACGGGGATGATCGCCGTAGCGGCTTCTCTGTCCCCGCTGATGCAACGGGGCAACATGATCGCGCGCAAGGCCCATGTCGGCTTGAACATGGGCACGCTCACCCTGTTTCTCTGGCAGGCGGTCAGCGGCATGGAGATCGTCAACAAGATCTGGGCTAACCGCTGA
- a CDS encoding DUF1997 domain-containing protein has translation MLLLSRSDPDNLLHGSDPQVRCYRSGFSDQMEMLAPTRQVVSYLNGHQSWFERCAKPMQVSALDHQSYALTLGRFGNFGFEVEPTIALRLLPEDEQLYRIETVRTVPQSLDLRDHYDVDFQASMQLIDQESTTSVNWDLDLSVWIRLPKVITMLPEQLVQSSGDHLLRQIVRQISRRLTWKVQEDFHASYGLNCPPRRRAAF, from the coding sequence GTGCTGCTCTTGTCGCGCTCTGATCCCGACAACCTGCTCCATGGTTCGGACCCGCAGGTGCGTTGCTACCGCAGCGGCTTCTCCGATCAGATGGAGATGCTGGCGCCCACCAGGCAGGTCGTGTCTTATCTGAATGGTCACCAGAGTTGGTTCGAGCGCTGTGCCAAACCGATGCAGGTTTCGGCGCTTGACCACCAGTCCTATGCGCTGACGCTCGGACGCTTCGGCAACTTCGGTTTTGAGGTGGAGCCGACCATCGCGCTGCGTCTGCTGCCAGAGGATGAACAGCTGTATCGCATCGAAACCGTTCGGACCGTTCCGCAGTCGCTCGACTTACGCGACCACTACGACGTGGACTTTCAAGCGTCCATGCAGTTGATCGACCAGGAATCGACGACATCCGTGAACTGGGATCTCGATCTCAGCGTCTGGATACGACTCCCGAAGGTGATCACCATGCTTCCGGAACAACTGGTGCAATCCAGTGGCGATCACCTGCTGCGCCAGATCGTCCGTCAGATTTCAAGACGGCTGACCTGGAAGGTTCAGGAGGACTTTCACGCCAGCTATGGGCTCAACTGCCCGCCTCGTCGACGGGCAGCGTTCTGA
- a CDS encoding 4-hydroxy-3-methylbut-2-enyl diphosphate reductase gives MDTHAFKRSLHHSERYNRRGFGRAEEVAESLEQAYQSGLIGTIRDNGYKLSHGRLTVRLAEAFGFCWGVERAVAMAYETRKHYPAERLWITNEIIHNPSVNDHLREMDVQFIPVEQGVKDFSGVTSGDVVILPAFGATVQEMQLLNERGCHIVDTTCPWVSKVWTTVEKHKKHTITSIIHGKVKHEETLATSSFAGTYLVVLDMEEAQIVADYILGKGDRDAFMQRFSAACSPGFDPDRDLSRLGVANQTTMLKSETEEIGRLFERTMLSKYGPAELNDHFVAFNTICDATQERQDAMFSLVDEPLDLMVVIGGFNSSNTTHLQEIAVSRGIRSFHIDTPDRLDAQANAIEHNPLNENLRRESNFLPAGPVTVGITSGASTPDRAVEEVIEKLMLLSES, from the coding sequence ATGGACACCCACGCCTTCAAGCGCTCCCTCCACCATTCAGAGCGCTACAACCGGCGGGGCTTCGGACGGGCCGAGGAAGTGGCCGAGAGCCTGGAACAGGCCTACCAGAGCGGCCTGATCGGCACGATCCGGGATAACGGCTACAAACTCAGCCATGGCCGGCTCACGGTTCGCCTGGCCGAGGCCTTCGGGTTCTGCTGGGGGGTGGAGCGGGCCGTGGCCATGGCCTACGAGACCCGCAAGCACTACCCCGCCGAGCGCCTGTGGATCACCAATGAGATCATCCACAACCCTTCGGTGAACGACCATCTGCGCGAGATGGATGTTCAGTTCATCCCTGTTGAACAAGGCGTCAAGGATTTTTCCGGCGTCACCTCCGGTGATGTGGTGATCCTTCCCGCCTTCGGCGCCACCGTTCAGGAGATGCAGCTGCTCAACGAACGGGGCTGCCACATCGTGGACACCACATGCCCCTGGGTTTCCAAGGTGTGGACCACGGTGGAGAAGCACAAGAAGCACACGATCACCTCGATCATCCACGGCAAGGTGAAGCACGAGGAGACCCTCGCCACCAGCTCCTTTGCTGGGACTTACCTGGTGGTTCTGGACATGGAGGAAGCCCAGATCGTGGCGGATTACATCCTGGGCAAGGGCGACCGTGACGCCTTCATGCAGCGCTTCTCCGCCGCCTGCTCCCCTGGCTTTGACCCGGACCGTGATCTCTCACGCCTGGGCGTGGCCAACCAGACCACGATGCTCAAAAGCGAAACCGAAGAGATCGGACGCCTGTTCGAACGCACGATGCTGAGCAAGTACGGCCCAGCTGAGCTCAACGATCACTTCGTGGCTTTCAACACCATCTGCGATGCCACCCAGGAGCGTCAGGACGCCATGTTCTCCCTCGTGGACGAACCGCTTGATCTGATGGTAGTGATCGGCGGCTTCAACTCCTCCAACACCACGCACCTGCAGGAGATCGCGGTGAGCCGCGGCATCCGCTCCTTTCACATCGACACGCCGGATCGTCTCGATGCCCAGGCCAATGCCATTGAACACAACCCACTCAACGAAAACCTGCGACGCGAAAGCAACTTTCTGCCGGCTGGACCAGTCACCGTTGGCATCACCTCCGGCGCCTCGACACCGGATCGGGCCGTGGAAGAAGTGATCGAGAAACTGATGCTGCTCAGCGAGAGCTGA
- a CDS encoding ammonium transporter, which translates to MTTAFQAPPQRRRKTLQEASLLEGPLMLLKSIRGFSSNRAMTWLACAPLALMGLGIFTLSAKAEELPDLNAAFLANNLWLLVATILVIFMNAGFAMVEAGMCRQKNAVNILAKNLFVFALAVTAYWFVGYSFMYGDAAIEGWLYFAGFFFDPTVTAETISDAGLVPTVDFLFQAAFAGTAATIVSGLVAERIKFGEFVIFALVLTAVIYPIAGAWEWNGGWLNSVGNKEFIDFAGSSIVHSVGAWAGLVGAALLGPRIGKYVGGKVQAIPGHNMSIATLGALILWIGWYGFNPGSQLAMDQWVPYVAVTTTLGAAGGAIGATVISTISSKKPDLTMIINGILAGLVSVTAGCGNLTLAGSWFAGLVGGIIVVFSVAALDAAGIDDPVGAFSVHGVCGVWGTLVIGLWGFDVQGDGSPLGLLVGGGVEQLGIQALGTAAYAIWTVVTCFIAWQIIGALFGGIRVSEQEETEGLDIGEHGMEAYAGFSTTNN; encoded by the coding sequence ATGACAACTGCGTTCCAAGCGCCGCCCCAAAGGCGTCGCAAAACACTTCAGGAGGCCAGCCTCCTGGAAGGCCCTTTGATGCTGCTTAAGAGCATCCGTGGCTTCAGCTCCAACCGCGCCATGACCTGGCTCGCCTGCGCCCCTCTGGCGCTGATGGGCTTGGGCATTTTCACTCTTTCAGCCAAAGCCGAAGAGCTGCCGGATCTCAACGCAGCCTTCCTCGCCAACAACCTCTGGCTGCTGGTAGCAACCATCCTGGTGATCTTCATGAACGCCGGCTTCGCCATGGTGGAAGCCGGCATGTGCCGTCAGAAAAACGCTGTCAACATCCTGGCCAAGAACCTATTTGTGTTCGCCCTGGCGGTGACGGCCTACTGGTTCGTGGGCTACTCCTTTATGTACGGCGACGCCGCCATTGAGGGCTGGCTGTACTTCGCCGGATTCTTCTTTGACCCCACCGTCACGGCTGAAACCATCAGCGATGCCGGCCTGGTCCCCACCGTTGATTTCCTGTTCCAGGCCGCCTTCGCCGGAACCGCAGCCACGATCGTTTCCGGTCTTGTGGCTGAGCGGATCAAGTTCGGTGAATTCGTGATCTTCGCCCTGGTGCTGACAGCTGTGATCTACCCGATCGCCGGTGCCTGGGAATGGAACGGAGGCTGGCTCAACAGCGTCGGCAACAAGGAATTCATCGACTTCGCCGGTTCTTCAATCGTGCACTCCGTCGGTGCCTGGGCTGGCCTTGTCGGTGCTGCACTGCTTGGACCCCGCATCGGTAAATACGTCGGCGGAAAAGTGCAGGCCATCCCTGGCCACAACATGTCCATCGCCACGCTCGGCGCGCTGATCCTCTGGATCGGTTGGTACGGCTTCAACCCCGGCTCCCAACTGGCCATGGACCAGTGGGTCCCCTACGTGGCTGTGACCACCACCCTCGGCGCTGCCGGCGGTGCCATCGGCGCCACGGTGATCTCCACGATCTCCTCCAAGAAGCCTGACCTCACCATGATCATCAACGGCATCCTGGCCGGTCTGGTGAGCGTGACCGCCGGCTGCGGCAACCTCACTCTTGCCGGGTCCTGGTTCGCCGGCTTGGTGGGCGGCATCATCGTGGTCTTCTCGGTGGCGGCTTTGGACGCTGCGGGCATTGACGATCCCGTCGGCGCCTTCTCCGTCCATGGCGTCTGCGGCGTGTGGGGCACCCTGGTGATAGGCCTTTGGGGTTTCGACGTTCAGGGTGATGGTTCCCCCCTCGGCCTTCTGGTCGGCGGTGGTGTTGAACAGCTCGGCATCCAAGCTTTGGGTACCGCTGCTTATGCCATCTGGACCGTTGTGACCTGCTTCATCGCATGGCAGATCATCGGTGCTCTCTTCGGTGGCATCCGCGTCTCCGAGCAGGAGGAGACCGAAGGTCTGGACATCGGCGAGCACGGCATGGAGGCCTACGCCGGCTTCTCCACCACCAACAACTGA
- the sfsA gene encoding DNA/RNA nuclease SfsA, translating to MTGCTTPGDALLSFEALEEGVLIKRYKRFLADVELSSGEVITAHCANTGPMTGVLIPGQRVRLRHAPSPKRKLAWTWEQAEVPGADGAPCWVGINTALPNRLIRATIEAGCLAAQLGAIASIRAEVAYGANKRSRIDLLLTPADSNPDQRPIYLEVKNTTWTDGPTALFPDTVTERGQKHLVELMGVLPDARAVLVPCLSRPDVTEFAPGDSADPRYGELFRQAIKASVEVLPCCFRFQADGIRWEGVRPLRPV from the coding sequence ATGACCGGCTGCACGACCCCCGGCGATGCCCTGCTCAGCTTTGAAGCGCTTGAAGAAGGCGTTCTGATCAAGCGTTACAAGCGTTTTCTGGCGGATGTGGAACTCAGCAGCGGAGAGGTGATCACCGCCCACTGCGCCAACACGGGCCCGATGACTGGGGTGTTGATCCCAGGCCAGCGGGTGCGACTGCGCCATGCCCCCTCACCCAAGCGCAAGCTGGCTTGGACCTGGGAGCAAGCCGAGGTGCCAGGAGCGGACGGTGCCCCCTGCTGGGTGGGCATCAACACGGCGCTGCCCAACCGTTTGATCCGGGCCACTATCGAAGCCGGCTGCCTGGCCGCTCAGCTGGGAGCCATCGCCAGTATCCGCGCCGAAGTGGCCTACGGAGCCAACAAACGCAGCCGGATTGATCTGCTGCTCACACCGGCCGACTCCAATCCGGATCAGCGGCCGATTTATCTCGAGGTGAAAAACACCACCTGGACCGATGGTCCCACAGCATTATTTCCTGACACGGTGACTGAACGTGGCCAGAAGCACCTAGTGGAGCTGATGGGTGTTCTTCCGGATGCCAGAGCGGTGTTGGTTCCCTGTCTGAGTCGTCCGGATGTGACGGAGTTCGCGCCAGGGGACAGCGCGGATCCGCGCTATGGAGAGCTGTTCCGCCAGGCAATCAAAGCCAGCGTGGAGGTGCTGCCCTGCTGCTTCCGCTTCCAGGCGGATGGAATTCGCTGGGAAGGGGTCAGACCCTTGAGACCAGTTTGA
- the murJ gene encoding murein biosynthesis integral membrane protein MurJ, which translates to MVRSLKGIALVVTLGTLLSKVGGLVRQLVIAAAFGVGAAYDAYNYAYVLPGFLLILLGGINGPFHSAMVSVLSRRPRAEGAHILAALNTSVSALLLLVTLLLVLAADPLITLVGPGLSPELHAIATVQLQVMAPMALLAGLIGLGFGSLNAADEFWIPAISPLMSSAALVVGVGLLWWQLGSGITLPFAAMSGGVVLALATLVGALLQWLIQLPALIRQGLARFQLVWDWRHPGVREVWQVMGPATLSSGMLQINVFTDLFFASGIAGAAAGLGYANLLVQTPLGLISNALLVPLLPTFARLTAREDRPELVERIRQGLMLSTASMIPLGGLFIALGAPIVALVYERGAFDAAAAQLVTGLLMAYGLGMPVYLGRDVLVRVFYALGDGTTPFRFSLAGIGLNVILDWLLVGGPTPWGNQSPINFGAPGLVLATVAINALTCLGLLLALRQRLQGLPLRRWGRDASCLNLAGWMAAAVAWALQSWFSWPQGPVGLGLQIALPGLLGLLVYGLVAIAFGIAEVQDIAAVVGRRLRRR; encoded by the coding sequence ATGGTGCGTTCACTCAAGGGCATCGCCCTGGTGGTGACCCTTGGCACGCTGCTCAGCAAGGTGGGAGGCCTAGTGCGGCAGCTGGTCATTGCTGCAGCCTTCGGCGTGGGCGCTGCCTATGACGCGTACAACTATGCCTATGTGCTGCCTGGATTTCTGTTGATCCTGCTGGGGGGAATCAACGGCCCCTTTCACAGCGCCATGGTCAGCGTGCTGAGCCGTCGTCCGCGAGCTGAAGGAGCTCACATCCTGGCGGCCTTGAACACCAGCGTGAGTGCCTTGCTCCTGCTTGTCACGCTGCTCCTGGTGCTGGCGGCTGATCCCTTGATCACGCTGGTGGGTCCAGGGTTGAGCCCGGAGCTGCATGCCATCGCCACTGTGCAGTTGCAGGTGATGGCGCCGATGGCCCTGTTGGCCGGTCTGATCGGCCTCGGCTTCGGCTCACTCAATGCCGCCGATGAGTTCTGGATCCCGGCGATTTCACCGTTGATGTCCAGTGCTGCGCTGGTGGTTGGGGTTGGGCTGCTCTGGTGGCAGTTGGGCAGCGGGATCACCTTGCCGTTTGCTGCCATGAGCGGTGGCGTGGTGCTGGCGCTGGCCACGCTTGTGGGGGCCTTGCTGCAGTGGCTGATTCAGCTGCCGGCCTTGATCCGTCAGGGTCTGGCGCGGTTTCAACTGGTGTGGGATTGGCGCCATCCCGGCGTGCGGGAGGTGTGGCAGGTGATGGGGCCAGCAACGTTGTCCTCCGGGATGCTGCAGATCAATGTGTTCACGGATCTGTTCTTCGCCTCTGGGATCGCAGGTGCTGCAGCGGGTCTGGGTTACGCCAATCTGCTGGTGCAGACGCCGCTGGGGCTGATTTCCAATGCCCTGCTGGTGCCCCTGCTGCCGACCTTTGCCCGTCTCACGGCCCGTGAGGATCGCCCCGAGCTGGTAGAGCGCATTCGCCAGGGACTGATGCTGTCAACGGCGTCAATGATTCCTCTGGGTGGGCTGTTCATCGCCCTGGGGGCGCCGATCGTGGCGCTCGTGTACGAACGCGGCGCGTTCGATGCTGCCGCGGCGCAGCTGGTCACCGGGCTGTTGATGGCCTACGGCCTCGGGATGCCGGTTTATCTCGGCCGGGACGTGCTGGTGCGGGTGTTCTATGCCCTTGGTGATGGCACCACACCGTTTCGGTTTTCGTTGGCGGGGATCGGCCTCAACGTGATCTTGGACTGGTTGCTGGTGGGTGGACCAACGCCGTGGGGCAATCAGTCGCCCATCAATTTCGGGGCGCCTGGACTGGTTCTGGCCACCGTGGCGATCAATGCACTCACATGCCTGGGTCTGCTCCTGGCCCTGCGCCAACGCCTCCAGGGACTGCCGCTGCGCCGGTGGGGACGTGATGCGTCATGTCTGAACCTTGCGGGTTGGATGGCGGCGGCTGTGGCCTGGGCCCTGCAGAGTTGGTTCAGCTGGCCGCAGGGACCGGTCGGTCTTGGGCTGCAGATCGCTTTGCCAGGCTTGCTTGGACTGCTTGTGTACGGCCTGGTGGCAATAGCCTTCGGCATCGCCGAGGTTCAGGACATCGCAGCGGTGGTTGGGCGCAGGCTCAGGCGTCGATGA
- a CDS encoding cytochrome-c oxidase, with protein sequence MLIIEVTNAREVVRQRIGRLGERLIGRVVDPEAQVEKALIQELDTAFKEFGIEARIVSVQGPQLVGRQQLELPIQVREERDVRLIDA encoded by the coding sequence GTGCTGATCATCGAAGTCACCAACGCACGCGAGGTGGTGCGTCAGCGCATCGGCCGGCTGGGGGAACGTTTGATCGGTCGGGTGGTGGACCCGGAAGCACAGGTGGAGAAGGCGCTGATTCAGGAGTTGGATACGGCCTTCAAGGAGTTCGGCATCGAAGCGCGAATTGTGTCGGTGCAGGGCCCTCAGCTGGTGGGACGCCAACAGCTCGAACTGCCGATTCAGGTGCGCGAAGAGCGGGACGTACGACTCATCGACGCCTGA
- a CDS encoding DUF3181 family protein: protein MSLPAADLQELQSTLADRLYIQVSGWHLYLGDADLAQPLAIECSALIDQGASVAARKSLEAVTVPVAGGASKLPLSRLMPPAQLRELEEILEPYCR, encoded by the coding sequence ATGTCTCTCCCCGCTGCCGACCTGCAGGAGCTGCAATCCACCCTGGCTGATCGCCTCTACATCCAGGTTTCCGGCTGGCATCTGTATCTCGGTGATGCAGATCTGGCCCAGCCTCTCGCCATTGAGTGCAGTGCCCTGATTGACCAGGGGGCCTCGGTGGCCGCGAGAAAGTCTCTGGAGGCAGTGACAGTTCCCGTGGCTGGTGGAGCCAGCAAGCTGCCGCTCTCGCGCCTGATGCCTCCGGCACAGCTTCGTGAACTCGAGGAGATCCTGGAGCCCTACTGCCGATAA
- the glyA gene encoding serine hydroxymethyltransferase — translation MSDSTASSINTGLVAADPAIAALIEKEQQRQETHLELIASENFASLAVMDAQGSVLTNKYAEGLPSKRYYGGCEHVDAIEELAIERAKELFGAAWANVQPHSGAQANFAVFLALLQPGDTIMGLDLSHGGHLTHGSPVNVSGKWFNVVQYGVDRESQRLDMEAIRQLALEHKPKLIVCGYSAYPRTIDFGAFRAIADEVGAFLLADMAHIAGLVAAGVHPSPVPHCDVVTTTTHKTLRGPRGGLILCRDADFAKKFDKAVFPGSQGGPLEHVIAAKAVAFGEALQPAFKTYSQQVVANAAALAERLIARGIDVVSGGTDNHVVLLDLRSVGMTGKVADLLVSDVHITANKNTVPFDPESPFVTSGLRLGTAALTTRGFDADAFREVADVIADRLLNPEDDAVQQQCLRRVEALCQRFPLYAAARQPALA, via the coding sequence ATGAGCGACAGCACTGCTTCTTCGATCAACACAGGTCTTGTGGCCGCCGATCCCGCCATTGCAGCCCTAATTGAGAAGGAGCAGCAGCGTCAGGAAACCCACCTGGAACTGATCGCCAGCGAAAATTTCGCCTCCCTGGCCGTGATGGACGCTCAGGGTTCGGTGCTGACGAACAAGTACGCCGAGGGGCTCCCCAGCAAGCGGTACTACGGCGGTTGTGAGCACGTTGATGCCATCGAAGAGCTGGCGATCGAACGGGCCAAGGAACTCTTCGGTGCGGCCTGGGCGAATGTGCAGCCCCACAGTGGTGCCCAGGCCAATTTCGCTGTCTTCCTAGCGCTGCTTCAGCCCGGAGACACGATCATGGGGCTAGACCTCTCCCATGGCGGTCACCTGACCCATGGCTCGCCTGTGAATGTGAGCGGCAAGTGGTTCAACGTGGTCCAGTACGGCGTCGATCGGGAGTCCCAGCGGCTCGACATGGAGGCCATCCGGCAGCTGGCTCTCGAGCACAAGCCGAAGCTGATCGTCTGTGGCTATTCGGCTTACCCCCGCACCATTGATTTCGGCGCCTTCCGCGCTATTGCCGATGAGGTGGGTGCGTTCCTGCTCGCCGATATGGCTCATATCGCTGGTCTGGTGGCGGCAGGCGTGCATCCCAGCCCCGTTCCCCACTGCGATGTGGTCACCACCACCACCCACAAGACCCTGCGCGGTCCCCGCGGTGGTCTGATCCTCTGCCGGGATGCCGACTTCGCCAAGAAATTCGATAAGGCTGTGTTCCCTGGCAGTCAGGGCGGACCTCTGGAACACGTCATCGCGGCCAAGGCGGTGGCCTTTGGCGAGGCGCTGCAACCAGCGTTTAAGACCTACAGCCAGCAGGTGGTAGCAAATGCAGCCGCTCTGGCAGAGCGGTTGATCGCCCGCGGCATCGACGTCGTCAGTGGAGGCACCGACAACCACGTGGTGTTGCTTGACCTTCGCTCTGTCGGCATGACCGGCAAGGTGGCTGATCTTCTCGTCAGTGATGTCCACATCACGGCCAACAAGAACACGGTGCCGTTTGATCCCGAATCCCCCTTCGTCACCAGCGGCCTGCGCCTTGGTACCGCAGCACTCACCACCCGGGGCTTTGATGCCGATGCGTTCCGCGAGGTGGCGGATGTCATCGCCGACCGCCTGCTGAACCCTGAGGATGACGCTGTTCAGCAGCAGTGCCTGCGGCGGGTTGAAGCGCTCTGCCAACGCTTCCCGCTCTATGCCGCTGCGCGTCAGCCGGCGCTTGCCTGA